Proteins co-encoded in one Oceanidesulfovibrio indonesiensis genomic window:
- a CDS encoding cytochrome b/b6 domain-containing protein: protein MSESTDTRRIFLYSRFERINHWVQAALVLTLLVTGFEIHGTYSLLGFETAFDVHNFCAWTWLVLFIFDIFYLAVTGEWRQYTPTLRKLYDVMHYYMIGIFRGEPHPVPKSERAKHNPLQRLTYLGIVSVLIPFQMITGFLYYYYNDWAAIGLEGLGLGFMAALHTIGAFAFLVFLIVHVYMTTTGHTVFCHIKAMCTGWEEVEGACAAEERAST, encoded by the coding sequence ACACGCCGTATCTTTCTCTACTCCCGGTTCGAGCGCATCAACCACTGGGTCCAGGCGGCTCTGGTGCTCACGCTGCTCGTCACAGGATTCGAGATCCACGGAACCTATAGCCTGCTTGGCTTCGAGACCGCCTTCGACGTGCATAACTTCTGCGCGTGGACATGGCTGGTGCTCTTCATATTCGACATCTTCTACCTCGCGGTCACCGGCGAGTGGCGTCAGTACACGCCCACACTCCGCAAGCTGTACGACGTGATGCACTACTACATGATCGGCATATTCCGCGGGGAGCCGCATCCCGTGCCCAAGTCCGAACGCGCCAAGCACAACCCGCTGCAACGCCTCACCTACCTGGGAATCGTCAGTGTCCTTATACCCTTTCAGATGATTACGGGCTTCCTTTACTATTACTACAACGACTGGGCCGCCATCGGCCTGGAGGGTCTTGGTCTCGGCTTCATGGCCGCGCTGCACACCATCGGCGCGTTCGCCTTCCTGGTTTTCCTCATCGTGCATGTCTACATGACGACCACCGGCCACACGGTGTTCTGCCACATCAAGGCCATGTGCACCGGCTGGGAGGAGGTGGAAGGCGCATGCGCTGCCGAGGAACGCGCCTCGACCTGA